Proteins found in one Pontibacter sp. SGAir0037 genomic segment:
- a CDS encoding YihY/virulence factor BrkB family protein, translating to MAKFSVKTVFSLFKSAISGFTDNSSLLLAAALAFNAIFSIPPLLVIIIRAAGFFLGEQAVSGELSEQISDAIGENAAEAIQGVVQNASESEEGGLAFWIGLGTLIFASTTFFATLQESLNRVWNLKPKPTNGIVKMLKVRLFSFGIVLSIALLMLVSFFVSAVIAVLSDYITKMLPEISVVFITITDLVLSIGIITVLFALIFRFLPDGIIRWRDVWVGALITATLFGIGKVLIGWFIGTSDPGSAYGAAGSIIVVLIWIYYTSAIVLFGAEFTQQYACELGQAIRPKEHAVFYKEVEVVEHPDDKASGRPPAEGRFNKKG from the coding sequence ATGGCAAAATTTTCAGTTAAAACAGTATTCAGCCTTTTTAAATCAGCTATCTCCGGATTTACTGACAACAGTTCTTTGCTATTGGCTGCTGCTCTTGCCTTTAATGCCATATTCTCTATTCCTCCTTTGCTGGTAATTATTATACGGGCCGCAGGTTTTTTCCTGGGTGAGCAAGCTGTTTCAGGAGAACTTTCGGAACAGATTTCTGATGCCATCGGAGAAAATGCTGCAGAAGCTATACAAGGTGTCGTACAGAACGCCAGCGAAAGCGAAGAAGGTGGTCTCGCCTTCTGGATTGGTTTAGGCACACTTATATTTGCTTCCACCACTTTTTTTGCCACTTTGCAGGAGTCGCTAAACCGGGTATGGAACCTAAAGCCCAAACCAACAAATGGCATTGTAAAAATGCTTAAAGTGCGCCTTTTCTCCTTTGGCATTGTATTAAGCATTGCTTTACTAATGCTGGTTTCCTTCTTTGTAAGTGCCGTTATAGCTGTGTTAAGCGATTATATAACTAAAATGCTGCCTGAAATCAGTGTGGTGTTTATCACTATTACAGACCTGGTTCTTTCTATAGGTATCATTACAGTACTCTTTGCACTGATTTTCCGCTTCCTGCCAGATGGCATCATCCGGTGGAGAGACGTATGGGTGGGTGCTTTAATTACAGCCACTTTGTTTGGAATTGGCAAGGTACTGATCGGCTGGTTTATTGGCACCAGCGATCCAGGCTCTGCTTATGGTGCAGCGGGTTCTATTATTGTGGTACTTATCTGGATTTATTATACTTCGGCCATTGTGCTGTTCGGTGCCGAATTTACGCAGCAATATGCCTGCGAGTTAGGCCAGGCCATCAGGCCTAAAGAACATGCTGTATTTTACAAAGAAGTAGAGGTAGTAGAGCACCCAGACGATAAAGCCAGCGGCAGGCCACCTGCAGAAGGCAGGTTCAACAAGAAAGGGTAA
- the rlmN gene encoding 23S rRNA (adenine(2503)-C(2))-methyltransferase RlmN produces MNLIADINIINKKDIRKLSLDDLKAWLVENGEKPFRAKQVHDWLWKHAAQSFEEMNNVSLALREKLELNFSINSVQVATKQLSSDGTIKSAFRLYDNNIVEGVLIPHDERKTACVSSQVGCSLTCKFCATGYMDRVRNLDAAEIYDQVVRINEQSLQQYGEPLTNIVYMGMGEPMLNYANVMKSIEYITSPNGLNMAARRITVSTAGIAKMIRKMADDGIKANLALSLHAANDEKRNQIMPINETNSLVAISDALKYYHQVTGRKVTYEYIVFDNFNDTLQDAEELLRFTKLIPCKVNLIEYNPIENADFVNTADDRLQDFIYYLADRGVQVNVRRSRGKDIDAACGQLAVKEK; encoded by the coding sequence CCGTTCCGGGCAAAGCAGGTACACGACTGGCTCTGGAAGCATGCGGCGCAGTCGTTTGAGGAGATGAACAATGTCTCGCTGGCGCTGCGTGAGAAGCTGGAGCTGAACTTTTCCATCAACTCGGTGCAGGTGGCTACAAAGCAGCTGAGTTCTGATGGCACGATCAAGTCAGCTTTCAGGCTGTATGATAATAACATTGTAGAAGGTGTGCTGATACCACACGATGAGCGTAAAACCGCTTGCGTTTCCAGCCAGGTAGGTTGCTCGCTTACCTGTAAGTTTTGCGCAACAGGCTATATGGATCGTGTGCGTAACCTGGATGCCGCCGAAATTTACGACCAGGTGGTACGCATTAATGAGCAGAGCCTACAGCAGTATGGTGAGCCATTAACGAACATTGTATATATGGGAATGGGTGAGCCGATGCTGAACTACGCTAATGTAATGAAGAGCATCGAGTACATCACTTCTCCGAATGGTTTAAATATGGCGGCTCGTCGTATTACAGTAAGTACAGCAGGTATAGCCAAAATGATCAGGAAGATGGCTGACGATGGCATTAAAGCTAACCTGGCACTATCGCTGCACGCGGCAAACGACGAAAAGCGTAACCAGATTATGCCGATTAACGAAACTAACTCTTTGGTGGCTATATCGGACGCTTTAAAGTATTATCACCAGGTAACAGGGCGTAAGGTAACGTACGAGTACATCGTGTTTGATAATTTTAACGATACGCTACAAGATGCCGAAGAACTGCTGCGTTTCACAAAGCTGATCCCCTGCAAGGTAAACCTGATAGAGTATAACCCTATTGAAAATGCTGATTTTGTAAATACAGCAGATGATCGCCTGCAGGATTTCATCTACTACCTGGCAGATAGAGGTGTGCAGGTGAATGTACGCCGCAGCCGTGGCAAAGATATTGATGCAGCCTGCGGGCAACTTGCTGTCAAAGAGAAATAA